DNA from Candidatus Omnitrophota bacterium:
GCCGCCTCCGCTTTCGCGTCGAGATTATGGAACGTCCAGAAATTGCGGGCGGCCAGTTCGCCCTTGCCGTCTTCCACCCACGCATAAAGCAAAATCAAACTGGGCGTTTTGGGAACGGCGAATTCGATCGGCTTCGCTTGCATTACGCTATACGCTTTGGCTTCGATGGAAGCGGGCTGGCTTGACTTCGCGATCGTCTTCCATTGGGAACTCATCCGTTCCATCGCATAGACCTGCCAGTATACGTTGAAACGTCCGCATTCTCTTCCAGAATAGAGGCTCAAGGAGACGGGAACGCTTTTCTTATCTTTTCCGGAAAGATTCTCGCCCGCCATCGCATCGAGTACCAGAAAATCGGCCGTATTCAAATCGCGATAGGTGAAGCGCGGGTGATTTTTGGGGGCGGGAACGAAATCCTCGTAGCCGAATACCTTGCGGCTGCGGTCGTAATTCATGAATCCATTGTGTTCCCATTCGATGTCCTGCAGTTCGGTATAGATGTAGCCGCAGATTTTCTGATGGCGGCGCAGTTCCTGGGTAAGATAATGGAAGCACCAGGAGATATCGCGGTCGCCCATGCCGGCGCTGACGCCGCCGTATTCGCTGTTCATCAGCGGCTCGATTCCCTGTTTATGGCCGCCGATGTAATTGAATTCCGAACCGGGATAGGTTTCCTTGACCACTTTCTCGATATGCTCCCGCGCTTCTTTGTGCGGATAAATATAGAAATGCCAGGAGTTGATATCGGTAAGGACATGATCGTAATTGCAGGGAGAATTGTCTTCGATCAGACGCGTCGAGTCTATTTTCTTGGTCATCTCGAATATCTCTTTCACCCACGCCTGGCCTTCGGGGGTTTTTTGCTGCTTCAATCCCCAGGTTTCGTTAAACAAAACCCAGGCGATGATGGAGGGATGGTTGAAATCGCGTTGTATGGCTTCCGTCATGGTTTTTACGTAATTTCTCTGCGCTTTTTCCGTATAATCGATAAAACAAGGCATGTCGTAGAGAATGGTTACGCCCAGACGATCCGCCCAATAATAAAAGCGCGGCTCGTCCGCTTTGATATGCAGGCGCAGATTGTTGAAGCCGAATTCCTTCGCATCCGCTAAATCCTTGCGCACGGCATCGTCCGTGGGATAGGTATAGATGCCATCGGGATGAAACGCCTGGTCTAAGGCGCTGAGGATATAGAACGGCTGGCCGTTCAGATAGATGTATTCGTAAGGATTCTCGCCGTATTTCCCCCGCGATACGTCGCGCAGGCCGAAGTAGGTATGGACGGAATCCACCAATTCCGATTCGACGAATAAATTTAATCTCATAAAATAAAGCATCGGCGACGAGGGCGACCATAGTTTCGGCTTCTCAATTTTTATCGTTCCGCTCAAGCCGTCGAATCCGTCGGAACTATCGATCGCAGCGGAAGGCCCTGCGTCGTCGGCGTAGACGTCGGGCAAGAGCACCAGCGTCATTTTTTTCTCGACCTTTTGGCTGGGCGTAGCGGAGACAAAGACCTCGCCGCTGGTTTTGGCTTCGATGCGAATATCCTGAATGTATGGCTGCCCAGCTTTTTCCCCCGCTTCCAGATAGACCGTCTGCCAAATGCCACTGGTACGCGTATACCAGCCGATCTGCTTGCCGACAGGCTGCTCTGAGCTGGTATCATCGACCGCTTTCACGGTGAGGACGTGCTCTTTGCCGTCGGCGGCGCCGCTAAGCAGGAAAGTAAAGGGCGTATATCCCCCGTCATGCTCGCCTAGAAGATTGCCGTCGAGCCAAACTTTGGCGCTCCAATCGACTGCGCCGAAATGGAGAAGAACTTGTTTGCCGCTCCATTCGGCGGGCAGAGTGAAGCGGCGCTGATACCAGGCCGCGCCCTTATAAACCATATCACCTATTCCGGAAAGTTTACTTTCCCAAGGATAAGGAACGACGATCTTTTTAGGCCAATCGCTTTTATCCGGCTTGAACCAACCTTCCGCCTCTCCGGCGTTCTTCTCGTCGAAGGCGAAATTCCACTCGCCATTGAGGTTGATGAAGGCGTCCCGGCGCAAATCGGGACGGGGATGCGCGGGACGGGGCGTCTCCGCCAGCGCACCGCCGCTTATTCCCATTATGCACAACAGGATAGCGGTTTTAACAATACTATTCCGGAAATTTTTCATCGAATTTGCTCCTTTATGAAATTCAATATGGATGCGGTTTATTACAAAATAGATTTCATCAATCCTCAAGAGCAAAGGGAGGGGATTTTGGATTTTGAATTTTGGATTTTGAATTTAGAATTTTGCTTTTCGCCTTATAATATTCACTAAATATTTTAAGATGGAATGAAATCATTCTACGAGAGACGAGAACCATGAACCATCGGCGTTTACCCTTATCGTTCGCTTTCACTCTCATCGAATTGCTTATCGTCGTGGCTATTATCGGCGTTCTCGCCGCTATCGCCGTTCCCAATTTCCTCAATGCGCAAATCCGCGCTAAGATTGCGCGAGTGGAATCCGATCAACAGGCCATCGGCACGGCGTTGGCTATGTATTCCATCGATCGCAATGCGTTTCCGCCGTTCTCCAACTTTCCCTTGTTCGCCGCTCGCGGCGTACCCGAATTGACCACGCCCATCGCTTATCTGGCGGCTTATCCCGGCGATCCCTTCGAATGGACCGTCGAAGGGTCCGGCCTGCAAGGCAACCTGAGATTCACTAAGATCGCCTACTACAACCTGGACATCATGGAAAAAACCGGACAAGCGCGCGGAAGTTCCAACTTCGGCGTGTTGGAAGCGCGGCAAGGCTTCCGCTGGATCACGCGCAGCCTGGGACCGAACCGCCAATACGATTACGACTCCTCCAACAACGTCTTCCCTTACTACAGTTCCAGCAATGGCCTTGTCAGCCGCGGCGATATTTATCGCAATGGTTCATAATCCACAGCGGCGGGGATCCCGGCGCCTATAGATGGCCATGTCATTAAGGGAATCCCTTATCCTCAAGAACGGCAGATAGAGATGTATGGCAGGGTGGCTAGGCTTCAATCATCCCTTAAGGGATCGATCAAAGGCAGACTTCGTCTTGCCTTGCCGCCCCGTCACCCATCGACATCCCAGCCTTGAAAGGCTGGGCTATTTTCAAATGCCCCTTTAAAGGGGCAAACGACAATAGTCCTCCGTTTCAACAGCGGGGCGGAAGGGCTTTTCTTGCTGCCATCGCCGAGGGCCTTTTCTCGGCAGGGGGGGCACTCGTCACATTGTTTTGATATGCCCCTTTCATTGCAGCCGGTTTTTATCGAAAGGCATCCAAGGCGGGCCGAGGCGGACGATGTCGCCCCGGCTTTTGATTCCGTTGCTGGGATCGTAATCCGGCTGGAATCCCACTCCCTGATCCATGTCGGGACCGGCGCTGGCGACGCGCCAATAGGCGCCGCGCGTAGACTGCGGCGCATTGCTGGCGATCTTGGCGGAACTCCAGTCGTAATAATCGTAGGTTTGCGTATGGAAAGAGGAGTCCATTTTCTTTTTGCCGAAGGGATCGGCGGGATAGAAGGAAATGAACGAAATCGGCGTGGTCAAGGCGGAAAATCGGCTGATAGCCGTGCCGGACATGATCTTCTGATCGATCAAATGGGCGACGGGATAATTGCCGAATTCCAGACGATAAGACTCCAGCGCCGTATCCAACGTCCGGAAGTCAGCCTGCACCCGCGTAACCTTGGCGCGGATCTGGGCGTTGAGAAAATTGGGAACCGCAATAGCCGCCAGGATGCCGATAATGGCGACGACGATGAGGAGTTCGATTAACGTAAATCCATTGGGATTGCGCAGAGGAAAATTTTTCATAGTTTTTTTTTACCTGACTCAAATTAAACGCGAAAAAACATGAAGGAGTTATTTTGCATACCGTATTGAATCACGAAACCACGAAAAGAAAAACGAAAACACGAAAAAACATTTACTCAAGGAAATGCGTTTTGAGAACGGTTTTCCATGCAATCAAAAAGGATACTTGTTATACCAGTATGCGTTAGGATTATTGCTTATATATTCCCTCGCCCTCTGGGAGAGGGTTAGGGTGAGGGAATAATAAGTCCAATAATATCAACCCTCACCTAACCTCTCCCAATCTTGGGAGAGGAATTTGAAAAGCGACAATCTCAATGCAGATTGGTATTATCCGCGATTCAAAAGATTCGCGACATCCCAGCCTTTTCGAGGTTCCGCGTTTCAAAACGCAACGCATAGAATAATGCCTTCCACCTGTTGACGCGGAAACGGCGGGGCCGCGCCGAAGCGTTGCCCCGCCGCCTATCGCTGACGCAAAGATTATTGCAGCATCCAATCGGATACGGCGGATCCTCCCGCCGTCAATGTCGCCGCCAACAGATATATTTTATCCGCATCGATGGCGGATTGATGGGGAAAAGCAATCTTGTCGAGTTTTTTGCTCGGATCGATCGTATAACGGCGCTGCAATAGATCGAGGCCGAAATTCGCCGGATTGCCGCTGGTATTTTTGAGATCGTTGAAAACCAGGTTGTCGGAGAGAATGGAAAGTTCGCCCGAAAAGACCGCCATCGCGAAGATTCCCGGCCCCCAGCCGTCGCCTGTGCTGGCGTCGGTGAATTTTATGAAGACTTCCTTCGTTGGATTGTTTTGCAGCGTTGGCGCCAAGTCGATCGTATAATATTGCTTGTTGGTTTCGTTGTGGATATCCACTCCGTACATGGTCATGGAATTCAACACTTCCTCAAAAGCCGCTTCGCCGGTTTCGACTTTATTCACAATCAATATGCTTTTCAAATAAGGCCCCCAGCCGTTGGTTGGGATGCCGTCGGAAAAGCGGAAGCGAACGATCTTACTGGAATTGTTCTTCAAATAATTGGTTAGATCGAAAGTGTAAATGGTCAGGTTGCTGTTGTCGGTGGTTTCCTGGCCGCTTTCCGCCACCCAATCTTTGGCTACGGTAAACGCGCCATCCGTTCCCGGAGCAATCTCCACGACGAACTGGTTGCCGACATTGATCTGAGCGAAAGCCGTGGTTACGTCGTCGGGAAGGTCGAATTGATAAACCATATACGCATTGCCGTCGGCGAAGCGAAAGTCGCCGCCGGGGATGCTTCCCCCTTCATCGATGAGGTAATTGTGCTCGTCGGCTGTGCCCACCGTCATGCTGTTGTAGCGGATCGCGCCCGTCGGCCCCGAGAGCGAAACGATAAAATTATTGGCCATATCCACGACGGCTTTGGCTTGGACGGCATCATCCGGCAAGTCGAAACGATAGGTGATGGAGCCGTTGCCGTCGGCGAACCGATGGCCGCGGTTGGAGGGGCCGGAACCGCTGTTGTCATACAGGAATTTCTTTTCTTCGTCATTGCCATTGGTTTGGAACAGGGCGTAGACGGCCGCTTTGGCGGCGTCGATCTCCGGCGACAGCGTTTCTTCGAAAGTATTGGATTTTCCCGTGTAGAGGCTGATGCGCTGCAAATACGGCCCCCAGCCGTTCGATGTCGTGGCGTCGGTCAAAAGGATGTAGATTTCGCCCGTATTTTCGGCCAGATAGGGCGATATGTCGAATTCGTAATTCTTCAAATTGCCCAAGGCGCGATGTTCGAATCCGCCGTACAAATCCATCGAATTAGCCAAAACCGTATAACCTTCCGTCGCGGCGCTTTCGGGATCGCCATAATACGCCGAGATGGAAATCACGAAATTGTTGCCCACGGTAACGCCCAGCGTCGCTTGCTTGACGTTTTCCAGGCCGTCGATGACGTAGAGAACATAACCGGTTCCATCGATGAAGCGGTTGCCGCCGGAATTGCCGTTGCCCTTTTCCAGAAGAATGTATTTGGCTTCATCGGCGCCGAAATTAGTACTGAAAGAGACGATCGACTGCACTTGGCTGTCATCCGTATAACGGTAAAACGTATTCTCAAACGCCGTGGGACTGGACAGCCAACCGGCGATGGGGCCGAATCGCTTGGCGTCTATCGAACCGTCGGCGTAACGGAATTCGATGTTTCCAAAAGGATCGCCCATACTCCCCGGTGCGGACAACATAGCCAGATCGACGTATTGATAAACGCCGTCGGGAATGTCCAAAACCTGGCCGTTGACGGCAAGGGCGTCCAGCGAGGCTTGTTGGAGCGGACCGAATAGAAAAGAAGTGCGGCCGTCCTGCGTCAGCGCTTCGGCGCCATCGTTATAGGAAGAAGGCAAGGTTAAGGCGTCAATGCGGTCGCCCTGATCGTTCAAGGCGGCGCCCAATCCCGCGCCTCCCGCTTCCAGGACGGCGTCGGAATCAAAAAGCGCCGTCAGATCGACGTACGTCTGCTGCGCCAAGGCTGGGGCCATGGCGCAAACCATCAGTAATCCCATCGTGCAAATGCGTTTCCTCATATTCTCCTCCTAAATTATTTGGTTCATCCAGTATTTGAGTCCTTTTTCCTCCTTATGATGGATTGATTGAATGTATGAATCAAGATAGCCAGAATGAAAGGATAACCAGGATGGGACGGCAGAGGTTCTTGGATTGAATCACGATGACGCGAAGAAAAAAAACTAATACCCAGCCTTTCAAGGCTATCAATTATACGCAAAAATTTTACGAAGAATGTCGGGAGGATCAAAGGCTTCCTGGATTAATGATCCATGGAGTGAAAGGGCGTTAAAAATCGTCAAGACCTGAACCAATCCTCTCATTAGGATCTGATCTTTACCCACCAGTCGAGGGGATTACTCAAGGGCAAAAACAACCTTGCCCTAGGCGCCCCATTAATCAAGGGCGGAAGGAGGTTTCATTTTTTACGTTTCCGAATCGCGCGAATACCACGAAAATTTCGAATCGCAGATTTCACGGACGAGTCGGATTCTATGGAGTTAACATGCGTTTTTCTCTCCCAGCCTTGAAAGGCTGGGCTATTATCAAATGCCCCTTGAAAGGGGCAAACGGTAATGGCCGTTTTAACGGCGGGTTGACTAACCAACTTGGTTATTCTTTATTCCCGACAATCCCGATTCAGGCATTCATAAATACCTCAATACTTGTGGGTAAAGATCAGCGCTTGGGGCAGAGGGGCGCGGGGAAAGCCCATTGCCAATTCCAACTGCCGCAAGAAACATTCGTTCCGCTTTTCGCGGCCCAAATCCGTATGGCGTTTCGCTAACGCCAAGACGTCTTCACAAGATAGGTTCATCGAGCACTCTTCCTTTCATGAGTTGGATATTAATCGCAGTGATCCGATCTACGATCTCCAGGAGTCGATGGTATTGCTGGATGCCCTTGCGAACGGCGCGAACCTGAGTTTGAGAGATATAGACTTGACGTTGCGATTGGTCTCGGGCGACGACCAAATAGGCTCGCGGACCGTGCTGTAGACCGGTATGACAAGAGCAGTTTGGCCGAGAGCAAGTGGAAAACCGTTCCAAGCAGGAGCCTCGCAAGAGGTGAGAAAGCGTGGAAAGTTCCTCAAGCAGACGGCTTCGTTCTCTTCGCAATGACTCGATTTTTCTGGCTGGTAAGGTTGACATAAGATTAGTATAGCATATATCTTATATGCTATACAATAGAAAAAAAGATAAAATCTTTGCGATCCGCTATTTTCCGATAAATATGTGTATAATTGATAGCCTTGAAAGGCTGGGATGACGACGGGGGGTGGAAAAGGCAAGACGAAGTCTGCCTTTGATCGATCCCACAAGGGCAGGCTGAGGCCTTTTGCCCTGCCGCCGCCACATCCCATGATAAATCGGAAAGGAAACCCATCCGCCATGAAAAATGAAACTCTTTCTCGCCGCGATATCCTTAAGGCTTCTTGTTTTACCGCTGGGACGCTGCTGGCCGCCGCTCCCGCTGCCCGCGCTGCGGATTCGGCTTTGCATCTCGCCTCCAACCAGTATTCCTGGCATGTGTATTTTCAGCGGGAAGGCCGCGACTTCATCAAGGATTTGGACGCTGGTTTCAAGGAAGCCGCTTCCAGCGGCATCGACGGCTTCGAACCCAGCATCGGCGATCCAGGCCAGATCGATTCGATGGCCCCGCAATTGAAAAAACACGGCTTGGAAATGCGTTCATTGTACGTCAACAGTACGCTGCATACGGCGGAAGACGCTAAGAAAAGCATCGAACAAATCCTCGCCGTCGCCGCCAAAGCGAAGGCCGCCGGCGCGCGTATAATCGTTACCAATCCCAACCCCCTTCAATGGGGCGGTACGGAAAACAAGAATGACGAGCAGCTGCATATCCAAGCGGATGCGTTGGATCGTTTGGGCGAGTCATTAGCGCAAATGGGGATGACCCTCGCCTATCACAATCACGACATGGAGTTGCGCAACGCCGCCCGCGAGTTCCATCACATGATGGCGGGAACGAATCCCAAGCATGTTACGCTATGTTTGGACGCCCATTGGATTTATCGCGGCTCCGGCAATTCGCAAGTCGCCTTGTTCGATGTTGTAGAATTGTACGGCGCCCGCATTTCCGAATTGCATTTGCGCCAATCGATTAATAATATTTGGTCGGAAACTTTCGCGGAAGGCGATATCGATTACGCCCGCCTGGCGAAAGCGCTGCGCCAAATAGGCGTCAAGCCGCATTTGGTTTTAGAACAGGCGGCGGAAAAAGGCACGCCTCAAACCATGAATCCCGTCGAGGTTCACAAGAAAAGCGCCGCTTACGTCCGCCAACTATTCTCCGGATTCTGAAATGGTTCGGAATGGTTTGAAAAACAACGTAATGGATCAAGGGCCGTAGCGAACGATGTTGCCTTCGCTGCGAATCCCGTTGGATGGATCGTATTGTATATATTCTCCCGCTTTGGGATGGCCAGCGGGATAAACCAGGGCGTATATCCAAGACGTCGTCGGACCGAATCCGCGCAGTTGCCACTCGTAGCGCCCTTTGGGAAAGCCGCTTCCCTGCTGCGCCCAATAATTGGAGCCTCGGGTATTTCCGCCGGCCGCCAGCCGCGTCCAATAATCGTAATTGCCCAGCCGGTTATTGCCGTCTTTGGGGCCGTTGCGCGAATCGAGCGGATCGGTATTGAAGGGATCAAGCGGAATGGAGGACATATAGGCGACGGGCGTCGTCAAAGGAATATACCGTTCGTCCATCCAGTTGGGTGGGAAAATATGGGGATAATCGTTGCTGTCGAGACGATAGGTTTCCAACGCTAAAGCGAGGCTTTGTTGATCCCCTTGAGCGCGAGCGATCTTGGCGCGTATCTGCGCATTGAGAAAATTGGGAACGGCAATAGCGGCCAAGACGCCGATAATGGCTACGACGATTAAAAGTTCGATTAAAGTAAAACCTCGATTCTGCAAGATTATCCTCCCTAATAACAACGTAATAAATGAAAATCGATTTTCTCTTGGTTGCGTCGTATATAAAGTTCCCTTATTGAATTACTGAAGATATGGGAACAATATCTATTTTAAAAAGATACCATAAAATGAATTGAATTTATATATCGATATAATATCTTTTCTCAATTATTCAATAAACGTCAATTTTATTCGAAAATATTTGTCATTTCGCCCTGTATTTTTCATGATTGTTCGTACATAATCATCGTAAATGAGCGGCTCGAACGACGACGCGATTCATTCCAGTTTAAGGTAAATCGTTATGCTTCAAGAAGAAAGATACGAAAAAATTCTATCGCTTCTCAAGGAAAAACGGCACATCACCGTCGAACAAGTGCATAAGACTTTTCCCATCAGCGCGTCTACCGTACGGCGCGATTTTCGCGAGTTGGTGGACCGCAATCTGGCTCGTCGTTCGCGGGGGGGAATCAGCTTGTTGACGGGCGTGAAGGAGAACGGCAAAAACATTCCCTTCGATCTGCGGCGAGTTACGCATACGAAGGAAAAAGAGAAGTTGGGGACCGCCGCTGCTTCATTATTGCAGCCCTATCAAACGATCTTTATCGATGGGGGGACGACGACGCTGCAACTGGCGCGGTTTCTGCCAAAAATTCCTTTGACCATCATCACCAACTCCATCCCGCACGTCATGATGATGATCGAGCATCACCGGGACAATCCGAATTTGGAGATTTATACCGCCGGGGGATACGTTTACGTTTCCTGGAACGTCAATCTCGGCCCTCAGGCGCGATATTGTCTAGCGCAATATCACGCGGATTACGCGTTTATGTCGGCGAGAGGAATCAACAAGGAAGGAGTCTACAACCACAACGAAATGGTAGTGGAGATCGAACGCGTGATGATCGAAAATGCGGATCGAGTCGTTTTCATGATGGACCATTCGAAAATCGGGGAGCGTTCGATGAGTTTCATCTGCGGCAACAACGATATCGATATATTGATTACCAGTAAAAACGACGGTAAAAAATCGTTTCTCGATTTCTTCCGCGAATCCGGCATCGAGGTTATGGAGGTGGAAATATAACATTGCAAAACAGTGATGAGTGACGAGCCCCCCTACCGAGGAAAGGCACTCGGCGATAGTAGGAAGAAAAGCCCTGCCGCCCCGCCGTTGAAACGGCGGGCTATTATCGTTTGCCCCTTTAAAGGGGCATTTAAAGTAGCCTTTCAAGGCTGGGATGGCGGTTTGTCCTTACTACCCAACCTTTTGGGCACATTTTACATGACTTACAAAAATGTTTTCTTAGGAGCAAACCACCCGCGGTTCGCGGGCTATATTAGGCAGAAAAAGTAGAAGAGCCATCTTGGCTCTTTCTTTCGCTACTCAAGAGGCTGGAAGCCTCTTCTACTCTGGTGTTTCAGAAGAGCGACAAGTTGTTAGTAGAAAAATAGGACGGGGCGCGTTTTTTGACCCATCATTATTCGGAATCTAATAAAGTTGCCAATCGGACTCGCCGGTGTGGATTTCGAAATCGTCGGAAAATACTACTTTGCCGTTTACCAGCACTTTGAAATTATCGAACTGCGAGGTCAGGCCGTTCATGGTGCTGCCGGTAAGGCCGGGGAAGCCGGGGGAGCGCTGTTCGAAACGGGCATCGTCCCAGGAGATGGCGTAAGGAGTATCCGCCGAGTCTTTTTTCTTGATGCTTCCTTCGAGGTGGTTGTTGCGGCATTGCAGAGTCATACTGTACCATTCTCCTGTTTGCCATTGATACGATCCATTCGTACCCCATGCGATGAGATCGTTGAGGACATCGACGCTGCCGTAGTCATTGTGAAGGAGAAGATTCAAGCCTCGTTCGCCATCTGAGGGATTGATGCGCACAGCGACGCCGGAGCGGGCCAAATCTCCATCCTGCCAATCCACCATGCGGACATCGGCCTGGACAATGTAGTCGCCGGTTCCGAAATCCTTATCCACCCATACGTGTTTGGGATCGAAACTGGAATCGGAGTAGCAATTCAAAACTCCATCGGCGATATACCAAGAGCCGCCCGATCCTATGGCCCAATCCTGCCCCAAACTGCGCATGTTTTCCGGCATATATTTCAGCGTCGAGGTTCCCGACGAGTAGACGGTTCCGTTAACAGTAATCGATCCCGTAATGTCCACGGACATAGGCGGATTGGCGGCGGGAGCGGTCAAATCGTAGGTCAAGGACGCTTCGCCTGTAAGATTGGATAGTTTCCAAGCAATAACGTTTCCAGTTTTGGCGACTTCGCCGAGCGTGGCTTGGATATGGGACGCTGCGAATCCGGCGGGCAGATTTTCCACAACTGACGCCGAGACCGTTTGACCTTCTACGGCGGTTATAGTCAAGCGAATCCCGGCGAGAGTGGAACCGGCATGATAATCCAACGAGGGAATTTGGCGGGAAGCGACGAAAGAAGCGGGGAATTGAGTGCGCAAAAACTCGTGGCGCAGGCGCAGGAATCTTCTTAACGTATCGTAAGAAGTTTTGATCTGATTGCGGCGGTCGTTGCGCGGACGGCCGAGGTATTGTTCCAGAAGATCGAGGTCTTGGTTCAGCAGCGTTTCCGCCTCTTGGATCATGCCATTCACACGATCCAGGGAAAAGAGGCCGTCGAGGGCTTCCCGCACTTTTTGAACGAATTCACGATGCAAATCGGCGTCCATGTGAAAGGGGCGTCCGATAACGCCGACGAGATTTCTTCCCGTTAGTTCCGGCGAACCCGGCGCGATGCCGGTGATGGGAAAATCGATGGGCATTTTCCAAAACATGGGATCGCTGTCGGTATAGCCGAAGGTTTTATCGACATCCCAAGGAATGATTTCCCATTGATCGAGGGGCGGCGGATTGTGATAAAGAAAGATGTTGTTCTTGAATCCATCCCAATGGCTTAGTAAAAACGTCGCGACTTCATAGCCCATGACTTCATCGATCGCCAAATAATGGCGCAGGTCTTGGGACAAGGTTCTGCGATTGGACGGCGTAATATGCTGGAAGAGTTCGCGGTAATCCTCGTCGCCGGAATCGAGGTTGGTCATTTTAGTGTAACCTCCCGGTTCATTGTAGGCAATCTTATAAAGATTGCCGCTGGGATCGCGGCCGTTCATTTCCAAAAATTTTTCGTTGGGTTGTTGGTAGGCGATGCGTTGATAATGATTGCCCTTGTCGATGACGCGATACCACTCGCAGCGCTCCGCTAACGCGCCGAAATCGCGGAAGAGTTGATAGGAAATATGCTCCGCGTGGGGAGACTGGGGACC
Protein-coding regions in this window:
- a CDS encoding sugar-binding domain-containing protein; this translates as MKNFRNSIVKTAILLCIMGISGGALAETPRPAHPRPDLRRDAFINLNGEWNFAFDEKNAGEAEGWFKPDKSDWPKKIVVPYPWESKLSGIGDMVYKGAAWYQRRFTLPAEWSGKQVLLHFGAVDWSAKVWLDGNLLGEHDGGYTPFTFLLSGAADGKEHVLTVKAVDDTSSEQPVGKQIGWYTRTSGIWQTVYLEAGEKAGQPYIQDIRIEAKTSGEVFVSATPSQKVEKKMTLVLLPDVYADDAGPSAAIDSSDGFDGLSGTIKIEKPKLWSPSSPMLYFMRLNLFVESELVDSVHTYFGLRDVSRGKYGENPYEYIYLNGQPFYILSALDQAFHPDGIYTYPTDDAVRKDLADAKEFGFNNLRLHIKADEPRFYYWADRLGVTILYDMPCFIDYTEKAQRNYVKTMTEAIQRDFNHPSIIAWVLFNETWGLKQQKTPEGQAWVKEIFEMTKKIDSTRLIEDNSPCNYDHVLTDINSWHFYIYPHKEAREHIEKVVKETYPGSEFNYIGGHKQGIEPLMNSEYGGVSAGMGDRDISWCFHYLTQELRRHQKICGYIYTELQDIEWEHNGFMNYDRSRKVFGYEDFVPAPKNHPRFTYRDLNTADFLVLDAMAGENLSGKDKKSVPVSLSLYSGRECGRFNVYWQVYAMERMSSQWKTIAKSSQPASIEAKAYSVMQAKPIEFAVPKTPSLILLYAWVEDGKGELAARNFWTFHNLDAKAEAAKGTVCWNPADYKKAEGEVMDFPKGKRDAVSLPGKAAITYEIELPKDLDLSKIKKAQFICEMGACAGIQRVDWKEKIRTVCTPQTDVNNVYPSTVEVLVNGQSIGKAVLPNDPADYRGILSNILEMAPPSSYGFLQTMEVPVKLIDKDKPVSITIQTADGIRIFGEKSGRYPIPPTLIFSEE
- a CDS encoding prepilin-type N-terminal cleavage/methylation domain-containing protein, which produces MNHRRLPLSFAFTLIELLIVVAIIGVLAAIAVPNFLNAQIRAKIARVESDQQAIGTALAMYSIDRNAFPPFSNFPLFAARGVPELTTPIAYLAAYPGDPFEWTVEGSGLQGNLRFTKIAYYNLDIMEKTGQARGSSNFGVLEARQGFRWITRSLGPNRQYDYDSSNNVFPYYSSSNGLVSRGDIYRNGS
- a CDS encoding prepilin-type N-terminal cleavage/methylation domain-containing protein codes for the protein MKNFPLRNPNGFTLIELLIVVAIIGILAAIAVPNFLNAQIRAKVTRVQADFRTLDTALESYRLEFGNYPVAHLIDQKIMSGTAISRFSALTTPISFISFYPADPFGKKKMDSSFHTQTYDYYDWSSAKIASNAPQSTRGAYWRVASAGPDMDQGVGFQPDYDPSNGIKSRGDIVRLGPPWMPFDKNRLQ
- a CDS encoding DUF6788 family protein — translated: MRRERSRLLEELSTLSHLLRGSCLERFSTCSRPNCSCHTGLQHGPRAYLVVARDQSQRQVYISQTQVRAVRKGIQQYHRLLEIVDRITAINIQLMKGRVLDEPIL
- a CDS encoding TIM barrel protein, translating into MKNETLSRRDILKASCFTAGTLLAAAPAARAADSALHLASNQYSWHVYFQREGRDFIKDLDAGFKEAASSGIDGFEPSIGDPGQIDSMAPQLKKHGLEMRSLYVNSTLHTAEDAKKSIEQILAVAAKAKAAGARIIVTNPNPLQWGGTENKNDEQLHIQADALDRLGESLAQMGMTLAYHNHDMELRNAAREFHHMMAGTNPKHVTLCLDAHWIYRGSGNSQVALFDVVELYGARISELHLRQSINNIWSETFAEGDIDYARLAKALRQIGVKPHLVLEQAAEKGTPQTMNPVEVHKKSAAYVRQLFSGF
- a CDS encoding prepilin-type N-terminal cleavage/methylation domain-containing protein; the encoded protein is MQNRGFTLIELLIVVAIIGVLAAIAVPNFLNAQIRAKIARAQGDQQSLALALETYRLDSNDYPHIFPPNWMDERYIPLTTPVAYMSSIPLDPFNTDPLDSRNGPKDGNNRLGNYDYWTRLAAGGNTRGSNYWAQQGSGFPKGRYEWQLRGFGPTTSWIYALVYPAGHPKAGEYIQYDPSNGIRSEGNIVRYGP
- a CDS encoding DeoR/GlpR family DNA-binding transcription regulator is translated as MLQEERYEKILSLLKEKRHITVEQVHKTFPISASTVRRDFRELVDRNLARRSRGGISLLTGVKENGKNIPFDLRRVTHTKEKEKLGTAAASLLQPYQTIFIDGGTTTLQLARFLPKIPLTIITNSIPHVMMMIEHHRDNPNLEIYTAGGYVYVSWNVNLGPQARYCLAQYHADYAFMSARGINKEGVYNHNEMVVEIERVMIENADRVVFMMDHSKIGERSMSFICGNNDIDILITSKNDGKKSFLDFFRESGIEVMEVEI